From the Sphingomonas brevis genome, the window TGCGAAATGACCGGCGGGCAGGCCTGTGCGATGGCGACCGTCATGCCGCCCGGGCACGATTTGGTCGTCGGCGCTTCGGCCCGCGGAGTGATTACCACCGGGCTGATGTTCGGCGTGGTGACCAACGCGGGGGCCGGCGAGTCGATCTTGATGATCGACGGCGGCGCCACGATCTGCGGCGGCGGCGGCGTATTCTGGTCGGGCGGGGGCGGCGGCTCCTCCGGCGGGGGCGGCGGCTCTTCCTCCACGTCAAATGTCTTGAGGTCCTCAGCCGCTTTCTTGATGACGTTATAGGCCAGGCCAGTCACCAATGCGTAGCCAAGGGCAATGTGGATGAGCGCCACGATGATGATCGCCGCGGTGCGGTTGGAGCTCATCTGGTTGCGTCTTGCGTAGGACATTAAGCCGCAAATCTCCTCGATAGTCGAATTCACGACTTCCCGGAGACTGCGTGTTGAACGCTACCCGAGCTGTCGTGAAACTACCAATGTACTAACATATCATTGGCAGATACGGGCCACCCTTAATGAAGCGATAATGGTGGTGCAACGAATTTTGTTCCGATTGCGGCAAGGAGCGCGCGAAATCGAGGCGCCCCGGCGGACTTTCCGCTACGGATTGGAGGCTTCTTGAGGGAAAGAAGCTATTTCCACTCCCACTCCTTGAGCATCCTCGTAAATGTCCGGCTTGACGCTCTTGATCCGTAGGGCCCTTACGCCGCGATAGGCAGCGACGCGGTCGAAGATGGCATGCACCAGCGTTTCCTGCAGATTATAGCGCCGCTCCTTGGCAATCCGGATGACCTCGGTCCGCAGATAATCATAATTCCATGCGGATTGGTGATCATCATCGGCGGGAGGCTCGACGTCTTCCAGCCATAGTTCGACCGTGATCAGAAGGCGCTGCGGCACTCCGACCTCGAACTCGTGAAAGCCAATATCGGTCATCACCTCGAGCGAATCGAGCAGGATCCGGCTTTGCCGAATCTTGAGATGGGACGGGATCATTCCCTGAAGTTTGACTGCTTCGTCGGTCATCGATTCTCCAGGAACTGCACGTCGCGCGGAAGCGCCATGAAGCGCTGTCCACCATCGATGACCAGCGTCTGGCCGGTCATGCCACCTGAATCAATCAGGAAGCGCAAGGCGGCAACGACATCATCGACCTCGATCCCGCGGGCCAGCGGGTTAAGGTTATGGACCGTCGCGAAGTTCGCGGCATCCTGCTTTCCCGAGGGAAGCATCAGCGCAGGAGCGATGGCATTGACCCGGATGCCACGTCCGGCC encodes:
- a CDS encoding dihydroneopterin aldolase, encoding MTDEAVKLQGMIPSHLKIRQSRILLDSLEVMTDIGFHEFEVGVPQRLLITVELWLEDVEPPADDDHQSAWNYDYLRTEVIRIAKERRYNLQETLVHAIFDRVAAYRGVRALRIKSVKPDIYEDAQGVGVEIASFPQEASNP
- a CDS encoding energy transducer TonB, with product MSYARRNQMSSNRTAAIIIVALIHIALGYALVTGLAYNVIKKAAEDLKTFDVEEEPPPPPEEPPPPPDQNTPPPPQIVAPPSIIKIDSPAPALVTTPNISPVVITPRAEAPTTKSCPGGMTVAIAQACPPVISQAAKAKGNLPSLFSTDDYPQSAIRNEEQGTTAVRLSIGPDGRVADCTVTSSSGSSSLDSATCNIIKRRARYSPAKDSSGNPTTGSDTTRIRWVLPEE